A section of the Melopsittacus undulatus isolate bMelUnd1 chromosome 3, bMelUnd1.mat.Z, whole genome shotgun sequence genome encodes:
- the LOC115945620 gene encoding ADP-ribosylation factor-like protein 6-interacting protein 4, whose product MLLMLGAGLGSCQPRGREQGRCWPGRAGRLPSNTRSGVLRSASHPGRRPGRAGPQPRGRPAGKAAGRSTEAGAGTGPQAQAHRPHGQEAAPGRDSASGAAAGPGPLGMDDREDEKSRARRATSEEGLKGRGKEKRKRKRSRSRSSSISSTSASSTTSTSSSSSRSSSRSSSSSRDSPKSKSKKKKKEKHNKKKRKKDSKMKKKKEKKKKKEKTGPVQLSKFFKNKKKNENYSMITGKKIKMRIKKTKKDLERDRNRAQLLEFLNSAL is encoded by the exons ATGTTATTGATGCTGGGAGCGGGTCTGGGTTCGTGCCAGCCgcggggcagggagcaggggcgGTGCTGGCCGGGCAGGGCGGGCCGGCTGCCATCCAACACCCGCTCGGGTGTACTGCGCTCGGCCTCACACCCCGGGAGgaggccgggccgggccgggccgcagCCCCGGGGCCGACCAGCGGGCAAGGCCGCGGGCAGGAGCACCGAGGCCGGGGCAGGAACCGGCCCGCAGGCCCAGGCCCACCGCCCGCACGGGCAGGAAGCGGCGCCGGGCAGAGACAGCGCTTCCGGGGCGGCAGCGGGGCCCGGGCCGCTCG GTATGGATGACAGGGAGGATGAGAAGAGTAGAGCACGCCGTGCAACGTCGGAAGAAGGGCTGAAAGGCCGAG gaaaagagaaaaggaaacgAAAGCGCAGTAGAAGCAGATCATCGTCCATTTCATCCACATCGGCTTCTAGCACTACAtccacttcttcctcctcatcacGCTCATCATCGAGGTCATCTTCAAGTAGCAGAG ATTCTCCTAAGTCtaaatcaaagaaaaagaaaaaagaaaagcacaacaaaaag aaaaggaaaaaagatagcaaaatgaagaaaaagaaagaaaagaagaagaagaaggagaaaacaggacCAGTCCAGCTTTCCAAG ttctttaaaaacaaaaagaagaatgaaaactaCAGCATgataactggaaagaaaattaaaatgagaataaagaaGACTAAGAAGGATCTAGAG AGGGACCGGAACCGTGCACAACTCCTTGAATTCCTGAACTCTGCCTTGTAA
- the TRAF5 gene encoding TNF receptor-associated factor 5, protein MACDEPAAPSGILTRQNSSNTSSLDFQPDADYRFVEALEERYKCTYCHLVLHNPHQTGCGHRFCQQCILALRELSAVPTCPVDKETIKMHEVFKDNCCKREVLNLHVFCKNTPNCNSKIMLGRYQEHLQQCLFESVPCTNDGCCDQLLRKDLEEHLSRHCKFREEMCQYCHQYVVVVNIKNHEKNDCPDYPVPCLHNCSQIILKKETEKHHTVCPEVEVDCPYKQYGCLVKVKRGKLAEHENGALREHILQILDKNSQLEEQITDLHKSLECKEIKIQQLAEAIKKCEKELRQFTQLLGKNSNLMVSTQALASHLDKSARLESQVKQLIQMANQQQSKLDLQPLFDMIENVKQKIALMETYDQRLVVLEGQSSKHDLQINIHKAQLNRNEERFKLLEGTCYNGKLIWKITDYKLKKKEAVEGRVLSIFSQPFYTSRCGYRLCARAYLNGDGSGKGTHVSLYFVVMRGEFDSLLLWPFKQKVTLMLLDQSGKKNHIVEVFRADPNSSSFKRPDGEMNIASGCPRFVPHAVLENTKNTYIRDDTLFLKVVVDLTGLEEL, encoded by the exons ATGGCCTGCGATGAACCCGCTGCTCCCTCGGGCATCCTCACACGCCAGAACTCCTCCAACACCAGCTCCCTGGACTTCCAGCCCGATGCCGACTACAGGTTTGTGGAAGCCTTGGAGGAGCGGTACAAGTGCACCTACTGCCACCTGGTCCTTCACAACCCGCACCAGACGGGCTGCGGGCACCGCTTCTGCCAGCAGTGCATCCTGGCTTTGAG AGAACTGAGTGCAGTGCCCACCTGTCCTGTCGACAAAGAGACAATAAAAATGCATGAG GTATTCAAAGACAACTGCTGTAAAAGAGAAGTTCTCAACTTGCACGTGTTCTGCAAAAACACTCCTAACTGCAACTCCAAAATCATGCTGGGACGGTACCAG GAGCATCTTCAGCAGTGTTTGTTTGAAAGCGTGCCATGCACTAATGATGGATGCTGTGACCAACTTCTTCGGAAGGACCTGGAAGAGCACTTGAGCCGGCACTGTAAATTCCGAGAAGAGATGTGTCAGTACTGTCACCAATACGTGGTGGTGGTGAACATCAAG AAtcatgagaaaaatgactgtccTGATTATCCTGTGCCTTGTCTCCACAACTGTTCCCAAATCATTCTGAAAAAAGAG ACTGAAAAGCACCACACTGTGTGTCCCGAGGTGGAAGTGGACTGCCCCTATAAGCAGTATGGCTGTCTTGTAAAG GTTAAAAGAGGGAAGCTTGCTGAACACGAGAACGGTGCCCTGAGGGAGCACATCCTGCAGATCTTAGACAAGAACTCCCAGTTGGAAGAGCAG ATAACTGACCTGCACAAGAGCCTGGAATGTAAAGAGATTAAAATCCAGCAGCTGGCAGAGGCCATTAAAAAGTGTGAGAAAGAACTGAGACAGTTTACACAACTGCTTGGTAAAAATAGCAACCTGATGGTAAGCACACAG GCTCTGGCCAGTCACTTAGATAAATCTGCACGCCTGGAGTCACAAGTGAAACAGCTAATACAGATGGcaaaccagcagcaaagcaaGTTAGACTTGCAGCCTCTGTTTGACATGATTGAGAATGTAAAACAGAAGATTGCCCTGATGGAGACATATGATCAGCGCTTGG TTGTCTTGGAAGGCCAGTCCAGCAAACACGATCTCCAGATCAACATTCACAAAGCACAGCTCAATAGAAACGAAGAACGCTTCAAGCTTTTGGAAGGCACGTGCTACAATGGGAAACTAATCTGGAAAATTACAGACTACAAGCtgaagaagaaggaagcagTGGAAGGCCGTGTCCTCTCCATATTCAGCCAGCCCTTCTACACCAGCCGCTGCGGGTACCGCCTGTGTGCGAGAGCCTACCTGAATGGGGATGGCTCAGGGAAGGGAACACACGTCTCCCTTTACTTTGTAGTGATGAGAGGGGAGTTTGATTCGCTGCTACTGTGGCCTTTCAAGCAGAAAGTCACACTTATGCTTCTGGaccaaagtgggaaaaaaaaccacattgtGGAAGTCTTTAGAGCTGaccccaacagcagcagcttcaaaaGGCCGGATGGAGAAATGAACATTGCCTCCGGGTGCCCACGCTTCGTGCCACACGCAGTCCTGGAGAACACAAAGAACACCTACATCAGAGATGACACTCTCTTTCTGAAAGTGGTTGTGGATTTAACTGGTCTGGAGGAACTGTGA